In a single window of the Flavivirga spongiicola genome:
- a CDS encoding patatin-like phospholipase family protein produces MKALVISGGGSKGAYAGGVAQYLIQEEGRGYDMYLGTSTGSLLVPHLAAGEIDKIKKVFTNVNQSNIFSVNPFVQRKKGNREFVSIDFINTIWQFIKMKRTFGESKALRRYLKKHFTEAEYNIIRETKEDVVVTVSNLSKNRVEYKSIKDFSYDEFCDWVWISCNYIPFMSLVTRNNFEYADGGLGCVVPIREAILRGATEVDAVILESENMEYNKVLGKNPFSLMINLFSHLLDQVERSDITIGKLAAKNKDVKLNLYYTPSKLIENSLIFNKKLMTSWWQQGYDYAKEKCQEARSNELRIDNDLPQI; encoded by the coding sequence ATGAAAGCATTAGTGATTTCAGGTGGAGGTAGTAAAGGAGCATATGCTGGAGGTGTTGCTCAGTATTTAATACAAGAGGAAGGTAGAGGTTATGATATGTATTTGGGGACATCTACTGGAAGTTTATTGGTGCCACATTTGGCTGCTGGCGAAATTGATAAAATTAAAAAGGTATTTACAAATGTCAATCAAAGTAACATTTTTAGCGTAAACCCTTTTGTGCAACGTAAAAAAGGAAATCGAGAATTCGTTTCAATCGATTTTATAAATACCATCTGGCAATTCATAAAAATGAAACGAACTTTTGGAGAGAGTAAAGCATTAAGGCGCTACTTAAAAAAACATTTTACAGAAGCAGAATATAACATAATTAGAGAGACTAAAGAAGATGTTGTTGTTACGGTATCAAATTTATCTAAAAACAGAGTCGAATATAAGTCTATAAAGGATTTTAGTTATGATGAATTTTGTGATTGGGTATGGATTTCCTGTAACTATATTCCATTTATGTCACTTGTGACAAGAAATAATTTTGAATACGCCGATGGAGGTTTAGGATGCGTGGTTCCTATTCGAGAAGCTATATTGCGAGGGGCTACTGAGGTTGATGCGGTTATTTTAGAATCTGAAAACATGGAATACAATAAAGTGCTAGGTAAAAACCCTTTTTCTCTAATGATTAATTTGTTTAGTCACCTGTTAGATCAAGTGGAGCGTAGCGACATTACTATTGGCAAATTAGCAGCAAAAAATAAAGATGTCAAACTTAATTTGTATTATACACCATCAAAGCTTATTGAAAATTCATTGATTTTTAATAAGAAATTGATGACTTCGTGGTGGCAACAAGGGTATGATTATGCTAAAGAAAAATGTCAAGAAGCCCGTTCAAACGAACTCCGTATTGATAATGATTTACCACAAATCTGA